In Lodderomyces elongisporus chromosome 1, complete sequence, the DNA window TTAGTTTAAGCTTCCTAGGTTTTTCTTGGTTATCCAgatcttctctttttgtttcattagTATTTGTTGAAAGTGCTTTGAACTTGATCTTGGGCAATTTACGTTGTTTATTCGCGTTCTTTGCCTCCTCCAGCAGTTCGGCAACATCTGAGGCTGGTCTCTTTAATGTTAGTTTAAGAGCCATGGCAACCGTTGtttatttctttgttttggtaTGATTTGGtttgtcctttttttttggttgtggtggtgaaGTTGTTATGTAGTAATTAACAGCTGTCTTGTCAATAATGTGTCTACTTTATTGTTTGTCTTAGTACATACGAGATGGAGTTTTGGGTTCAGTGAATTGAAAGTTTGTGTCTTACTGTGTACTCTCGTGTGAAAACTCGTCACAAAAAACGGCGTAAGCGAAATAAATCACCAGTGATGAACAAGCGCAATCTTAATTATCGAcctgaaattgaaatttcaaaatgatgaattttatttctaaaaaataaagaacaagattgaaaaagaaaaagaagaagaaaagattgaaacaaagaaaaaaaaaaaaacaaagtaagaaggaaaaaggaaaaaggaaaacgtCTGCCTTCTTTTCAATCCAATTTTGATCCAAGTCTAGTCTTTTATAGTCTAGCTAATCAAATAACTCACTATTACGGTATCATCGttcaaaaatttgaaattattTGTGAGCTATTAACTATTGATTTGTCACATCTTTAAACTTGCTaatattttgcaacacctttaagaaaaaaaaaaacacccACGAGATCAAGCAAAGGTTTCTAAacctgaaaaaaaagaaaaaaaaagaaagaaaaaggtaagaaccaaacaacaaaaaaacaaaaagagaaccTAGTACAATTGTTATGAGCAACAGTCGAAGACCATCGATAGCTAGTCACCGGTCATCTTCGAGCGACAGGAGATGGAGTCGTTCCAGACGGGGCTCAGTGGCATCGGTAGAATCTACAATCAGTCATTTGTTAGAGGAGAATAACAATGAAATGTATTCCGGTGCTGCTTCAGAGGTGATTCCTTCATCAATCACCTCTTTTCATTACCCTCACAGTCTTGGAAATAGAAGGAGTTCCAGAATATCTCGTGAAACTTCTCCATTGTTGAGTGCTGACGAAAATGACGTGGACTTGAGGTCAGTTCGGTCTCAAGCCTCTAGAAGCTCAATTGACACTCAAACCAACTTTAGATTTTTTTCACCAGATCAGATTGAAGCTGCACAAGGTGGTTCTACTTTAGAGAACCCAGAAGATCCAGTAGACTATAATACCAACTGGGATTACTCTATTGACAAGTATATCAGTGATGAAGAAGGTCAAGTTTCGCCGGGGGAGCAAGGTTCTTATAAACTGCAGGATGGAAGCCAACAAACACGTGAAGCAACTGATTACGGATCTTTGAATTTTGAAAGACGTGCTCGTCGAGACTCGGATGCTAGTAGTGGTCAATCTGACTTGCTAGAAGAGGATCTGGAAAATCACACCAGAATGGATGAGAATTTTGCCAAGGTGTATCCTTCAAAGCTCCAGTATCAAAGGTACTATTTGGCAGAGGAGGACTTGGTTATTGGTATAGCTGGCTACCGTAACTCATGGTGGAAGAAAGTTTTATACTATATTCTTTGTGTCGCTACTTTGGGATTGGGGTATTTGGTTCTAAGATGGTTCCCTCGTTACCGAATCAGCCTCATGGGAGATAAAAGTTCCTTGGGGCTTGCCGATTGGTGTGTTATTGAAAACGAATTTGGTGAACTACTGATTATTgatataaaaaaacaaagatttGACGAAAGATTATCAAATTATTTGGTTTTAACAGAAAGCGAAGTAGAAAAAGACCCTGTTGTTCCTTCATTGCACTCTTTTACTTACAGATacatcaaatttttttacaatCCAGTGGAAGACATTTTCAAGACAAATTCCAACTGGTATGATGAAAAATGGTTAAATGTGAAAGCAATCAAGGATGGAATATCACAATCACTTCAAGAGCAAAGGTTGGAAATATTTGGTCAAAACAGAATCGATGTCGAAGAAAAATCTATTCCTCAACTTTTGGTTGATGAGATTTTACATCCTTTCTATATATTTCAAGtgttttcaatctttttgtGGTTAGCtgataattattattattatgcAGCATGCATATTCATCATTTCAGCAATCTCGATATTGAACTCTCTTCTTGAGACCAAATCGACAATTAAACGTTTGCAGCAGATTTCTCGTTTTGTTTGCGAAGTGAGAGTATGGAGAAACGGATTttggaaacaaattgaCTCTTCAGACTTGGTTCCAGGGGATGTTTTTGAAATAGATCCTTCTTTGGGGTCTCTTCCATGTGATGCACTTTTGATCAATGGAGAATGTGTGATCAACGAAGCCATGTTGACTGGTGAAAGTGTACCTGTAAGTAAAGCAAGTGCAACTAAGGAAGTTGTCAAGTTACTTCCCGACAATTTCATTGGACCTATATTATCAAggtcatttttatttagcGGCACAAagcttttgaaaatgaagtCAACAAACGATGAACCTGTCCAAGCAATGGCGGTAAAGACAGGTTTCAACACTACGAAAGGTTCTTTGATTCGCTCTATGCTTTTCCCCAAGCCAACTGGTTTCAAATTTTATGAGGATTCTTTCAAGTATATTGGCTTCATGACCATTATTGCCGCCATTGGTTTCACTTACTCAACATACAATTTTATCAAGTTGGGTATAAGCAAGAAAGTGATGATTTTGAGGGCATTAGATATCATCACTATAGTTGTCCCGCCAGCATTACCCGCAACATTGACCATTGGCACAACGTTTGCAATAGCGAGGTTGAAGAAACTCAAGATTTTTTGTACCGCTCCAAGCAGAGTCAACATTGGTGGAAAGCTTGACGTCATGTGCTTTGACAAAACCGGAACCCTTACCGAGGATGGATTGGATGTTTTAGGTATTCACTTGGCTAACAATGCCAAAGGTCGGAAggaaattgtttttgaagaTATGGTGAGTGATATTCtgaatttgaaaaccaTTAGAAGCTCCAACCATGAAACAAATAACGGTAAATTTCTTTTGGGATGCATGACAAGCTGTCATTCTTTGAGAGCAATTGATGGAGATGTATTGGGAGACCCACTTGATTTGAAGATGTTTGAGTTTACAAGGTGGAATTATTCTGAGGATCAAGAAACTGGTAAACCAGTGGTTGCCAAAGGTGGAGAGAAATACAAGGTGACGAAAGAGTATGAATTTTTGGCGCCATTGAGACGTATGTCGGTTCTTGTTGAAACAGGAAGCAAAAACTTTGTCTTCACCAAAGGTGCGCCAGAGATTATGCTAGACATTTGTCATCCTGAATCATTACCTTCTAATTTCGAAGAGTTGTTGCATCAATATACTCATTTAGGTTACCGTGTGATTGGATGTGCATACAAATCGGTTAACGACATTGGTATTTCTAGAGAAAATGCGGAGTCCGGATTGACCTTCACAGggtttattgtttttgagAACAAATTGAAACCATCGACTGCGCCTACTTTGGAAGCCTTGAACGAGGCAAAGATAAGAACAATCATGTGTACTGGTGATAATATTTTGACTGCAATTAGTGTTGCTAGAGAGTGCAAATTACTTCCTGCAAACACTAAAGAAATTTACTTGCCCGTGTTGGATTTGAAAGATGATGGCGATGTTCCTTTTATTACTTGGCAAGAGGTGAACAATCCTGATAATAGGTTGGATCCAAATACAATCAAGCCAACAGATATAAGGCAAGATTCAAACTACAGATTAGCTATTACTGGTGATATTTTTAGATTCTTACTTACTGAAATTAAGGACCAAAATGTTATCAATAATGTCTTGATGAACTGTGACATTTTTGCTAGAATGTCTCCCGATGAGAAGCATGAGCTTGTTGAACAACTCCAAAAGATTGATTATACAGTGGGTTTTTGTGGAGATGGAGCTAATGACTGTGGTGCTTTGAAAGCTGCTGATGTTGGAATTTCACTTTCTGAAGCAGAAGCCTCGGTGGCTGCACCATTTACTTCGAGAGTATTTGAGATTTCGTGTGTTCTTGATGTAATCAAAGAAGGTAGATCCAGTTTGGTTACCagtttttcttgtttcaaGTACATGTCCTTGTACTCGGCAATTCAGTTTATCACCATCACTATTCTTTACAAATCAGGAACTAATCTTGGtgatttccaatttttgtATATTGATTTATTCTTGATCTTGCCGTTGGCGATTTTCATGTCGTGGTCAAAACCATTTCCTAAGTTGTGTGTCAAGAGACCAACAGCTAATTTAGTATCTCCAAAAGTGCTTATACCTATGTTGTGCAACATTGTTGTACTCTTGGCATTTCAAATAGCCATTTGGCTTTGGGTTAAGACTGAACCATGGTACATCAAGCCAGTTCCAGGGACTGATGACGAAGTGCAGTCATCGGATAACACAGTCTTGTTTTTATTCTCGAACTTCCAATATATTCTCATTGCCGTGGTATTGACCCAAGGTCCGCCATATCGTGAACCaatccaaaaaaatgtaCCATTCTTGATTaatcttgttgttgcaacaTTGTTGTCAGCGTCATTATTTGCCATCAACGGTGATTCCAATGTGGGTGATTTGATGCAACTTACTAATCTTTCTGGATATTTTTACTGGTACATTTTGTTCCTTGCAGGCCTCAATTTGCTTGTGATGATGGTTGGTGACAAGTCATGGTTCCCTAAGTTATCAGCTTTATACAAGAGGATAGTGCATAGACACACCCTTGGAAGAAGCAAGAAAGCATTTAAGAATTTAAAGAGAGAGTTTGCACAAGTGCAAAACGTATAGATAAATAGACCACACGAAGTAGAATGCAAAGCAacgcaaaaacaattgtatacaataaaacaaaatacaacaTATATAATTACACACACAAAGAAAGCTTTGCTTTTATGGTAACACAAATTGTAATTGAATAGTTATATTGATTGCGTATTTTTATTGCTCTTCACTATAGACTAAATAGGATCCATATAtgagattttttttaacaaaaaaaaatagtgaGAAAtgacaaataaaaaaagaggaaaaaagaaatgatcACGCCCAGGATCGAACTGGGGACGTTATGCGTGTTAAGCATATGCCATAACCAACTAGACCACGCGAcctgtttcttgtttttagATTGCCTATATATTGATATACTATAATAATGTATAGGCTTGCGCAAGTTAAtaaattgataaattgaTAAATAGATGAATAGATGAATAGATGAGTAGACCCAAAATCTGTCGAACACACTATACACTATTCATTAGCTTATCGTGTTGATGGGTTCCCAATATCTATTTATGAATTTCTTGTTTTAGTTtaacaaaatttgaaagaaaaaaaaaaaaaactatgtAGGTCATACTTGGTTAAAAAGCTACCCAGtttaaataaatattgAATTATACAAAAGAGAgctttttaaaaaaaatttgcaCCAAATTATTACAAAGTTCCAAAGAGTTGTATAGTCTCAACTTTcatgcttttctttttgcctACAATTTTTATCTCTTTTTACAAAACAGCAGAAACTTCTTAGAGTCTttataaatcaaaaaaattcaaagttTTATGTTATATAGAGTACAAAGAATATACTTGTTCCTCAGTACTTGGACAAGTTATACCAAATTcctaatttttcttttttatcgAAATAATTTTACCATTTGAAAAGGGGCTAGATACTACTCTATGCAAATGAGTATCATTCAATCGGTATTCTCttaaaagttttgaaaaaacaaatttatcCATCATAGACCTCTAAATCCCAAttccaatttcaattccAATCACTTGCtacattttcaaacaaacagactttatatctttcttttaattaCTTTAGacatacatacacaaatatatacatatataaaaaataatcaaaaagaatttagtaattttaatttgattttatattttcttcaaaactCAAGCAATGCTagtaacaaacaaataaatcagTTATCGTAAATTGCTTATTTCTTAGCAGCCTTTTGAGCAGCCTTGGTGACCTTACCAGCCTTGTCGGATTTTTCAACAGACTTGATGACACCGACAGCGACAGTTTGTCTCATGTCTCTGACAGCGAATCTTCCCAATGGTGGGTAGTCAGTGAAAGCCTCAACACACATTGGCTTGGTTGGGACCATCTTGACGATAGCAGCATCACCGGACTTGATGAATTTTGGTTCTTCTTCCAATTTCTTACCGGTTCTTCTGTCAATCTTCTCAATCAAGGTGTCGAATTTACAAGCAATGTGAGCAGTGTGACAGTCCAAGACTGGGGAGTAACCAGATGAGATTTGACCTGGGTGGTTCAAGACAATGACTTGAGCGTTGAAAGATTCAGCACCCTTTGGTGGGTCGTTCTTGGAGTCACCACAGACGTTACCTCTTCTGATTTCCTTAACGGAAACGTTCTTAACGTTGAAACCAACATTGTCACCTGGGACACCTTCAGCCAATTGTTCGTGGTGCATTTCGACGGACTTGACTTCAGTGGTGACACCAGCTGGGGCAAAGGTGACAACCATACCAGCCTTGATGATACCGGTTTCAACTCTACCGACTGGCACAGTTCCGATACCACCAATCTTGTAAACATCTTGCAATGGCAATCTCAATGGCTTGTCAGTTGGTCTGGTTGGTGGCTCAATAGCGTCAATGGCTTCCAACAAAGTCTTACCAGTAACCTTACCGGACTTGGTTTCCTTTTCCCAACCCTTGTACCATGGACAGTTGGTAGAAGCTTCAATCATGTTGTCACCGTTCCAACCTGAGATTGGGACGAATGGAACAGTCTTTGGGTTGTAACCAACCTTCTTGACGAAGTTAGAGGTTTCCTTGATAATTTCCTCAAATCTGTTCTTGTCCCATTTGACAGAGTCCATCTTGTTGACAGCAACAATCAATTGCTTAACACCCAAGGTGTAAGCCAACAAAGCGTGTTCTCTGGTTTGACCATCCTTAGAGATACCAGCTTCGAACTCACCAGTACCACCAGCAATAATCAAGATAGCACAGTCAGCTTGAGAAGTACCAGTAATCATGTTCTTGATGAAATCTCTGTGACCTGGAGCATCAATAACGGTAACGTGGTATTTTGGAGTTTCGAATTTCCACAAAGCGATATCAATGGTGAtacctctttctctctcagCCTTCAATTTGTCCAAGACCCAAGCGTACTTGAAAGAACCTTTACCCAATTCAGCAGCTTCTTTCTCGAACTTTTCAATGGTTCTCTTGTCAATACCACCACACTTGTAGATCAAGTGACCGGTGGTGGTTGATTTACCTGAATCGACGTGACCAATGACGACGACGTTAACGTGagtcttttctttacccATTTTTGATTATATAACTATAGTGTTgtgtgaagaagaaagaaaaaaaagaagggaaaaagaagaagaagaagaagaaggagaagaaggaaaggcGAAAATTTTTTCTCAGCTTTGAAAAACCTAGATGGTGCTCAATTTAAATTGCagagtgaaaaaaaaagagagagagagaaaaaaaaaaaaatgaacagTGAGCAACGTAAacacaaaaagaaagggaggAAGGGAGGGGAGAGAAACAGAgaaacagagagagagaaaaaaaaaggacaaaaGAGTAGAGGAGCTGGAAATAAAAGACGcagacatttttttttctaaaaaaTGTCTGGATATTTTTGTGTCTGAAAAATTTGCTAGATTGGTGGggcgggggggggggaggaggaaaaaaaggtagTGGCCATTTTGctctgatgatgatgatgatgatgctgtGATGCTTGCtcaaggaaaagaaacagagaaaTGCAA includes these proteins:
- the TEF1_1 gene encoding translation elongation factor EF-1 alpha → MGKEKTHVNVVVIGHVDSGKSTTTGHLIYKCGGIDKRTIEKFEKEAAELGKGSFKYAWVLDKLKAERERGITIDIALWKFETPKYHVTVIDAPGHRDFIKNMITGTSQADCAILIIAGGTGEFEAGISKDGQTREHALLAYTLGVKQLIVAVNKMDSVKWDKNRFEEIIKETSNFVKKVGYNPKTVPFVPISGWNGDNMIEASTNCPWYKGWEKETKSGKVTGKTLLEAIDAIEPPTRPTDKPLRLPLQDVYKIGGIGTVPVGRVETGIIKAGMVVTFAPAGVTTEVKSVEMHHEQLAEGVPGDNVGFNVKNVSVKEIRRGNVCGDSKNDPPKGAESFNAQVIVLNHPGQISSGYSPVLDCHTAHIACKFDTLIEKIDRRTGKKLEEEPKFIKSGDAAIVKMVPTKPMCVEAFTDYPPLGRFAVRDMRQTVAVGVIKSVEKSDKAGKVTKAAQKAAKK